The Flavobacterium johnsoniae UW101 genomic interval GCCATTTCACGGAAAGTTACACGAGAGATTCCGAATTGACGGATATAACCTCTTGGTCTTCCAGTTAATTTGCAACGATTGTGTAAACGAACAGGTGAAGCATTTTTAGGTAATCTTTGTAAACCTTCATAGTCTCCAGCTTCTAATAAAGCTTTTCTCTTTTCAGCATACTTAGCTACCGTTTTCTCTCTTTTCACCTCGCGGGCTTTCATTGATTCTTTAGCCATGTCTTAATTCTTTTTAAAAGGTAATCCTAATTCAGCCAATAATGACTTTGCTTCCTTGTCTGTTTTTGCAGTAGTAACAAATGTAATATCCATTCCTGAAATTTTATTTACTTTGTCAATATCAATTTCTGGGAAAATGATTTGCTCTAAAACTCCAAGATTGTAGTTACCTCTTCCGTCGAAACCAGTAGCTTTAATACCACCAAAATCTCTAACACGTGGTAAAGCAGAAGTAATAAGTCTATCTAAAAACTCATACATTCTTTCTCCACGTAAAGTAACTTTTGCTCCAATAGGCATCCCTTTTCTTAATTTGAAAGACGCAACGTCTTTCTTAGAAATTGTAGATACTGCTTTTTGTCCAGTGATCTTAGTTAACTCATCAACTGCATAGTCAATAAGTTTTTTATCAGATACAGCTGCACCAACTCCACGGCTCAAAACGATTTTTTCAAGTTTAGGAACTTGCATTACGTTTGTATATCCGAACTCTTCTTTAAGAGCAGAGATTACTCTACTCTTATATTCTTCTTTTAGTCTAGGTGTATATGCCATTACTATAGTACTTGATTAGATTTTTTTGAAAATCTTACTTTCTTATCTCCTTCTACTCTAATACCTACTCTAGTTGTTTCCTTAGTTTTAGGATCAATTAAAGCAATGTTAGAAATTTGAATAGAAGCCTCTTTCTTAACGATACCACCTTGAGGGTTTTTAGCACTTGGTTTAGTATGTTTTGAAACCAGGTTTACACCTTCAACGATCGCTTTGTTTTTTTCACGGTAAACACGTAAAACTTTACCTTCAGCACCTTTATGGTCTCCAGCAATAACTCTTACGATATCTCCTGATTTTATTTTTAGCTTTATCATCTTAAAACGAATTAAAGCACTTCTGGTGCTAATGATACAATTTTCATGAATTGTTTTTCACGAAGTTCTCTTGCTACCGGACCAAAAACACGAGTTCCTCTCATTTCCCCTGCAGCATTCAAAAGAACACATGCATTGTCATCGAAACGGATATAAGAACCATCAGCTCTTCTCACTTCTTTTTTAGTACGCACAACAACTGCAGTTGAAACCGCTCCTTTTTTTACGTTTCCGTTTGGAGTTGCATCTTTGATAGAAACTACAATTTTGTCACCAACAGAGGCATATCTTCTTTTAGTA includes:
- the rpsN gene encoding 30S ribosomal protein S14, with protein sequence MAKESMKAREVKREKTVAKYAEKRKALLEAGDYEGLQRLPKNASPVRLHNRCKLTGRPRGYIRQFGISRVTFREMANNGLIPGVKKASW
- the rplE gene encoding 50S ribosomal protein L5, which gives rise to MAYTPRLKEEYKSRVISALKEEFGYTNVMQVPKLEKIVLSRGVGAAVSDKKLIDYAVDELTKITGQKAVSTISKKDVASFKLRKGMPIGAKVTLRGERMYEFLDRLITSALPRVRDFGGIKATGFDGRGNYNLGVLEQIIFPEIDIDKVNKISGMDITFVTTAKTDKEAKSLLAELGLPFKKN
- the rplX gene encoding 50S ribosomal protein L24 gives rise to the protein MIKLKIKSGDIVRVIAGDHKGAEGKVLRVYREKNKAIVEGVNLVSKHTKPSAKNPQGGIVKKEASIQISNIALIDPKTKETTRVGIRVEGDKKVRFSKKSNQVL
- the rplN gene encoding 50S ribosomal protein L14; the encoded protein is MVQQESRLKVADNTGAKEVLTIRVLGGTKRRYASVGDKIVVSIKDATPNGNVKKGAVSTAVVVRTKKEVRRADGSYIRFDDNACVLLNAAGEMRGTRVFGPVARELREKQFMKIVSLAPEVL